One stretch of Pedobacter riviphilus DNA includes these proteins:
- a CDS encoding porin family protein, with protein sequence MKLLQIKMYKRINYIAAILVLVCGLSAQAQVTTSSPYSRYGLGNIKGSLLPQLRAMGGISTAVGKVTGFNYINMQNPASYAGITLTTIDVGMSAGLTNLSRNNLSETSFNSTFSHLAFAAPVTRRSALSFGILPYSDLGYSYRSTTKVDTTTLDQLYEGEGGLSKAYLGYGYRFGDHLRIGGNLEYIFGNLQTTRATEFQSVGAYNAKLQNKNSVGGINYSYGIQYDFNIGKKTIMTLGYSGSTSGKINSTQTSFATLYTRDQSGNENTAADTLNIVNNGKSNLTLPLTHNFGIAIQQNDKWMIGADFRMGKWSATSINNVNQGLQDSWGASLGGQWTPDAFSYNSYMKRVDYRIGFNYDKTYIKIGNQNIKQMGASLGFGFPLPTANGGTAFYKINFTTELGQRGTLNNNLVKEKYINFHLGFTLNDTWFRKYRVD encoded by the coding sequence ATGAAGCTATTGCAGATTAAAATGTACAAAAGAATAAATTATATTGCAGCCATACTCGTTCTAGTTTGTGGTTTAAGTGCTCAGGCACAGGTTACCACTTCATCGCCATATTCAAGATATGGACTTGGAAATATAAAAGGATCTTTGTTGCCCCAGCTTAGAGCAATGGGTGGGATTTCTACCGCAGTAGGAAAAGTAACAGGGTTCAATTATATCAATATGCAAAATCCTGCTTCTTATGCTGGAATAACTTTAACTACTATTGATGTGGGTATGAGTGCAGGTTTAACTAATCTTTCGCGGAATAATTTAAGCGAAACGAGTTTTAACTCTACTTTTAGCCATTTGGCATTTGCAGCTCCCGTTACCAGGAGATCAGCCCTGAGTTTTGGTATTTTACCTTATTCAGATCTTGGTTATTCTTACAGAAGCACGACCAAAGTTGATACAACCACTTTGGACCAGCTTTATGAAGGCGAAGGTGGTTTGTCAAAAGCTTACTTGGGTTATGGCTATCGTTTTGGCGATCATTTAAGAATTGGCGGTAACTTAGAATATATTTTTGGTAACCTCCAAACGACAAGGGCTACCGAATTTCAATCTGTAGGAGCTTATAACGCTAAACTTCAAAATAAAAACAGCGTTGGTGGCATCAATTATTCTTATGGTATCCAGTACGATTTTAATATCGGCAAGAAAACAATTATGACCTTGGGCTACTCTGGAAGTACCTCTGGAAAGATAAATTCAACACAAACTTCTTTTGCTACGTTATACACAAGAGATCAAAGTGGTAACGAAAACACTGCAGCCGATACGTTAAATATTGTGAATAACGGAAAATCTAACCTTACTTTACCATTAACCCACAATTTTGGTATCGCCATCCAACAAAATGATAAGTGGATGATCGGCGCTGATTTTAGAATGGGCAAATGGTCTGCAACAAGTATCAATAACGTAAACCAAGGTTTGCAAGATAGCTGGGGCGCTTCGTTAGGTGGCCAGTGGACTCCAGATGCATTTTCTTACAACAGTTACATGAAACGTGTAGATTACCGCATAGGTTTTAACTATGATAAAACCTATATCAAGATCGGTAACCAGAATATCAAACAAATGGGGGCATCGCTAGGTTTCGGCTTCCCGCTACCTACTGCTAATGGCGGTACTGCATTTTATAAAATCAATTTTACAACAGAACTCGGACAAAGAGGAACTTTAAACAATAATCTTGTTAAAGAGAAATATATCAACTTCCACTTAGGCTTTACCTTGAATGATACCTGGTTCCGTAAGTACCGCGTAGACTAA
- a CDS encoding type III pantothenate kinase, which produces MRRLSIDIGNSAVKVAVFANREIVHHQRFNKIGILDLAQLIEKFSPAKSIISSVNQEIGPLEVFLKKHTEYIRFSTMLTNGVQNRYKTPVTLGLDRWAAILGANGLHPANASLVVDAGTCITYDVLSSSKEYFGGSISPGIKMRFKAVHEFTGRLPLVEWDANEDIVEGTDTQSAIKNGVLQGIINEIEGFIALNNKKESALKVIITGGDANFLYKQLQNSIFAPQIIKDPYLVLKGLNEAIAD; this is translated from the coding sequence ATGCGTAGGTTAAGCATTGATATTGGAAATTCTGCTGTTAAGGTTGCTGTTTTTGCAAATAGAGAAATTGTTCATCATCAGCGTTTCAATAAAATTGGGATACTTGACCTGGCTCAATTGATTGAGAAGTTTTCGCCTGCAAAATCTATCATCAGTAGTGTTAACCAGGAGATTGGGCCACTAGAAGTATTTTTAAAAAAGCATACCGAATATATCCGTTTTTCAACCATGTTAACGAATGGCGTACAAAATAGATATAAAACGCCGGTTACTTTGGGATTAGATCGGTGGGCTGCTATTTTGGGGGCAAATGGCCTGCATCCAGCAAATGCAAGTTTAGTAGTTGATGCGGGTACCTGTATTACCTACGATGTTTTAAGTAGCTCGAAGGAATATTTTGGGGGGAGTATAAGTCCGGGAATTAAAATGCGTTTTAAGGCTGTACATGAATTTACTGGCCGTTTGCCATTGGTGGAGTGGGATGCAAATGAAGATATTGTAGAAGGTACTGATACACAATCGGCAATAAAAAACGGCGTTTTGCAGGGAATAATAAACGAAATTGAAGGCTTTATTGCCCTAAATAATAAAAAAGAAAGTGCTCTGAAGGTAATTATAACAGGAGGGGATGCTAATTTTTTGTATAAACAATTACAAAACAGCATCTTTGCGCCTCAAATTATAAAAGATCCTTACTTAGTATTAAAAGGATTAAATGAAGCTATTGCAGATTAA
- a CDS encoding DUF6427 family protein, whose protein sequence is MINQFRKLNPINLVFLLAYTFFLRIAIFHETHDKLNFDFLEPFARLLININLDDAFTPYTNIFIAALLVYVQALIFNRVVNNHNLLAKPSFLPGLMFITGTSLFMPFMILSPALLCNFLLIWIIDKFLKLGKSANAITTVFDIGMIIGVGTLIYFPFMAMLLMIFLALLLFRSFNWREWVAGLIGFITVFFFLAVFYYWKDNLSSFYQIWKPLGNKFPSVFKINYNDYLVLIPVTVIIILASLQLRENFFRSFISTRKSFQLLFFMFIVSAASFYLKPDFRTWHFLLCVPPGSVLLAYYFSNAKKRWFYETLFVLFVLSIQYFLFV, encoded by the coding sequence ATGATTAATCAGTTTAGAAAGCTAAATCCAATTAACCTCGTATTCTTGCTGGCGTACACGTTCTTTCTGCGTATTGCCATTTTTCATGAAACGCACGATAAGCTGAACTTTGATTTTTTGGAGCCATTTGCCCGATTGCTGATCAATATCAATTTAGACGACGCCTTTACGCCATACACTAATATTTTTATCGCTGCACTTTTGGTTTATGTACAGGCTTTAATTTTCAACCGGGTTGTAAACAACCATAATTTATTGGCCAAACCCAGTTTCCTGCCGGGATTGATGTTTATAACAGGAACAAGCCTATTTATGCCTTTTATGATTCTAAGTCCGGCATTATTATGCAACTTTCTGTTGATCTGGATTATAGATAAGTTTTTAAAACTGGGTAAAAGTGCTAACGCTATTACTACTGTTTTCGATATCGGGATGATTATAGGGGTTGGAACATTGATCTACTTTCCATTTATGGCCATGTTGCTCATGATCTTTTTAGCGCTATTGCTTTTTAGGTCGTTTAATTGGCGCGAATGGGTAGCGGGTTTAATTGGCTTTATAACGGTTTTCTTTTTTTTGGCTGTATTTTATTATTGGAAAGATAATTTAAGCTCGTTTTATCAGATATGGAAGCCATTAGGCAATAAGTTCCCCTCAGTGTTTAAAATCAACTATAACGATTACCTGGTGCTCATCCCGGTAACGGTAATTATTATACTGGCATCACTACAGCTCCGCGAAAATTTCTTTAGGAGTTTTATCAGTACAAGGAAGAGTTTTCAGCTGCTGTTTTTCATGTTTATTGTTTCTGCAGCTAGTTTTTATCTTAAACCCGATTTCAGGACCTGGCATTTTTTGCTCTGTGTACCACCAGGATCGGTACTGTTGGCGTACTATTTTAGTAATGCCAAAAAACGTTGGTTTTACGAAACATTGTTCGTTTTATTTGTGCTTTCGATACAGTATTTTCTGTTTGTTTAA
- a CDS encoding glycosyltransferase family protein, producing MKILYAIQGTGNGHISRAREIIPLLQKYGELDILVSGTQADVKLSQPVKYQLHGFSFIFGKKGGVDHFKTWLNMNLFRFRKDMKQLPLKDYNLIVNDFEPVSAWACKLQGIECVSLSHQAAFKSKKVPRPRTLDWGKLILSRYAPTNYHIGFHFDRYDTFIHTPVIRAEIRNLKSENLGHYTVYLPAIDDKRLVKLFTQLPDVTWQVFSKHSKVAYRDGNVFVEPVNNEKFNKSLATCEGLFTGGGFEGPAEALYLKKKLLVAPMRFQFEQQCNAYALKQFGLPVIWGSTRNWLPIIKNWVENPQQHEFNFPDETAQIIDDMVKRYARVSPES from the coding sequence ATGAAGATACTTTACGCAATACAGGGAACAGGTAATGGTCATATCAGTAGGGCGAGGGAAATTATTCCTTTGCTACAAAAATATGGTGAATTGGATATTTTAGTAAGTGGAACGCAAGCCGACGTGAAGCTCAGTCAGCCCGTAAAATACCAATTGCATGGTTTCAGTTTTATCTTTGGGAAAAAAGGTGGTGTAGACCATTTTAAAACATGGTTGAACATGAATCTTTTCCGCTTTAGAAAAGATATGAAGCAGCTGCCGTTGAAAGATTACAACTTAATCGTTAACGATTTTGAACCTGTAAGTGCCTGGGCCTGTAAACTACAGGGCATAGAATGTGTTTCCTTGAGCCATCAGGCGGCGTTTAAATCTAAAAAAGTACCCCGTCCGAGAACTTTAGATTGGGGAAAGCTTATTTTGAGCCGCTATGCACCTACCAATTACCATATTGGCTTTCATTTCGACCGTTACGATACTTTTATTCATACCCCGGTAATCAGGGCGGAGATCCGAAACCTGAAAAGTGAAAACTTAGGCCATTATACCGTCTATCTTCCAGCCATTGACGATAAACGTTTGGTCAAACTTTTTACTCAGCTACCTGATGTTACGTGGCAGGTTTTTTCTAAACACAGTAAAGTTGCCTACCGGGATGGGAATGTTTTTGTAGAGCCTGTTAACAATGAAAAATTTAATAAAAGCCTGGCTACCTGCGAAGGTTTATTTACCGGCGGCGGTTTCGAAGGACCTGCAGAAGCACTTTACTTAAAGAAAAAACTTTTGGTTGCACCTATGCGTTTCCAATTTGAGCAGCAATGTAATGCCTACGCTTTAAAACAATTTGGTTTGCCTGTAATTTGGGGAAGTACCAGAAACTGGTTGCCGATTATTAAAAACTGGGTAGAAAATCCTCAACAGCATGAGTTTAATTTTCCGGACGAAACGGCCCAAATCATTGATGATATGGTGAAGAGATACGCGAGGGTTAGTCCTGAGTCTTAA
- a CDS encoding UDP-2,3-diacylglucosamine diphosphatase yields MDKRNVDVVVISDVHLGTYGCHAKELLKYLKSIKPKTLILNGDIIDIWQFSKSYWPESHMKVIRKLMKFVSEGVQVHYLTGNHDEMLRKFDGMEMGTFHLQNKLILELDGKKAWFFHGDVFDVTMQHSKWLAKLGAVGYDTLILINSFVNWVLTAFGREKMSFSKKIKAKFKDAVKFINSFEQTAAELAIEKGYQYVVCGHIHQAEQREIATEEGKVVYLNSGDWVESLTALEYENKSWTVFKYEHQHFTKDELDEGILSDAEDLKSKLDINILLQNIKYEIAQ; encoded by the coding sequence ATGGATAAAAGAAATGTCGATGTAGTCGTAATATCCGATGTACATTTAGGCACCTACGGTTGCCATGCAAAAGAACTTTTAAAATACCTTAAGAGTATAAAGCCAAAAACGTTGATTTTAAACGGCGATATCATTGATATCTGGCAGTTTAGCAAAAGTTATTGGCCCGAATCGCACATGAAAGTGATCCGTAAACTGATGAAATTCGTGTCGGAAGGTGTTCAGGTTCACTACCTCACGGGAAATCATGATGAAATGCTCCGCAAATTCGATGGCATGGAAATGGGGACTTTCCACCTTCAGAACAAATTAATCTTAGAACTGGATGGTAAAAAAGCATGGTTTTTTCACGGAGATGTTTTTGATGTTACCATGCAGCATTCTAAATGGCTGGCTAAACTTGGCGCAGTTGGCTACGATACGCTGATCCTCATTAATAGTTTTGTAAACTGGGTACTTACAGCATTTGGAAGAGAGAAGATGAGTTTTTCGAAAAAAATCAAAGCTAAGTTTAAAGATGCCGTTAAGTTCATCAACAGTTTTGAACAAACAGCAGCAGAACTGGCTATCGAAAAAGGTTATCAGTATGTCGTTTGTGGTCATATTCATCAGGCTGAACAGCGCGAAATTGCCACTGAAGAGGGAAAAGTAGTTTACCTGAACAGTGGGGATTGGGTAGAAAGTTTAACCGCTTTAGAGTACGAAAACAAAAGCTGGACGGTGTTTAAGTACGAACATCAGCATTTTACGAAGGATGAATTGGATGAAGGAATCCTTTCTGACGCAGAGGATTTAAAAAGTAAACTCGATATAAATATTCTTTTACAGAATATAAAATATGAAATTGCCCAATAA